From Novosphingobium decolorationis, one genomic window encodes:
- a CDS encoding dicarboxylate/amino acid:cation symporter: MVRFWFKVPLWQRVIAALVLGIAVGIWWGPEAASIKWIGDFFIKSVKMLVVPLIFFSLVSGVTAIGDLRKLGAVGGRAMLLFVVTGQIAVWLGLFLGTMLKPGEGLDTSRLQLGAVPPPNETTAVDMILSMIPESPVKVMADAQVLPLIVFAMLIGVGILMAKEEGHPLIKIFDAGSVVMQKVTMIVMELTPFGVFALMAWVAGTLGQDALIALAKLVGLNYLGCIIIIVGIYGAMIHFLARLPVHDFFRGIVDAMAVSYSTASSNATLPVTMRCTERNLGVSNAVASFVVSLGATINMNGTAMYLGLATLFGAQVFGVELDWGAYFLISILSTLGAVGAAGIPGAGLIMMALVFGAVGVPLETIALVAGVDRIMDMMRTTTNVSGDAAVATTVAVMTGEIDRAEMVSADDV, translated from the coding sequence ATGGTGCGTTTCTGGTTCAAGGTGCCCCTGTGGCAGCGGGTGATTGCCGCGCTGGTTCTGGGCATCGCCGTCGGGATCTGGTGGGGGCCGGAGGCGGCCTCGATCAAGTGGATCGGTGACTTCTTCATCAAGTCGGTGAAGATGCTGGTGGTCCCGCTGATCTTCTTCTCGCTGGTCTCGGGCGTTACCGCCATCGGCGACTTGCGCAAGCTGGGGGCGGTCGGTGGCCGCGCCATGCTGCTTTTCGTCGTCACCGGGCAGATCGCGGTGTGGCTGGGCCTGTTTCTGGGCACCATGCTCAAGCCCGGCGAGGGCCTCGATACCAGTCGCCTTCAGTTGGGCGCGGTCCCCCCGCCCAACGAGACTACCGCAGTCGACATGATCCTCTCGATGATTCCGGAAAGCCCGGTCAAGGTCATGGCCGACGCGCAGGTTCTCCCGCTCATCGTCTTTGCCATGCTGATTGGCGTGGGCATCCTCATGGCCAAGGAAGAAGGCCACCCGCTCATCAAGATCTTCGATGCGGGCTCGGTGGTCATGCAGAAGGTCACGATGATCGTGATGGAGCTGACCCCGTTCGGCGTCTTTGCGCTGATGGCCTGGGTGGCGGGCACGCTGGGGCAGGACGCGCTCATCGCGCTCGCCAAGCTGGTCGGCCTCAACTACCTCGGCTGTATTATCATCATCGTGGGCATCTACGGCGCGATGATCCATTTCCTCGCGCGCCTGCCGGTGCATGACTTCTTCCGCGGCATCGTCGATGCCATGGCGGTCAGCTATTCCACCGCCTCCTCGAACGCGACGCTGCCTGTCACCATGCGCTGCACCGAGCGCAACCTGGGCGTCTCGAACGCGGTTGCCAGCTTCGTCGTGTCGCTGGGCGCCACGATCAACATGAACGGCACGGCGATGTACCTCGGGCTTGCCACACTGTTCGGCGCGCAGGTCTTCGGGGTCGAGCTCGACTGGGGGGCCTACTTCCTGATCTCGATCCTCTCCACGCTGGGCGCGGTGGGGGCGGCCGGCATTCCGGGCGCGGGCCTCATCATGATGGCGCTGGTCTTTGGCGCGGTCGGCGTGCCGCTCGAGACCATCGCGCTGGTCGCCGGTGTCGACCGCATCATGGACATGATGCGCACGACCACCAACGTCTCGGGCGATGCGGCCGTGGCGACCACGGTCGCGGTGATGACCGGCGAGATCGACCGTGCCGAAATGGTCAGCGCGGACGATGTCTGA
- a CDS encoding ion transporter codes for MADAQTFEHETRARPLWGGPPPGWRARIYRIAFEAETPAGRLFDKVVIAAILLSVCVVFADSTPHLHARWAREFLFAEWGFTALFTAEYALRIVCLRQPWRYAKSFYGIIDLLAVVPTYLALLFPAIHVLIDVRVLRLLRVFRIFKLTAYIAEYQQLAVALAASRRKIAVFLASVLLIVVVLGSLMYVIEGPTHGFTSIPVSIYWAITTMTTVGYGDIIPQTPVGRFVTALMMLLGWGTLAVPTGIVTSEIALHRGRGPESLDRATRGAIGLSPAPPCTACGEAEHLPRARHCHACGARLPRPAEAEPEPSR; via the coding sequence ATGGCGGACGCGCAGACTTTCGAACACGAAACACGGGCCCGCCCGCTCTGGGGCGGGCCGCCTCCAGGCTGGCGCGCGCGAATCTACCGCATCGCCTTCGAGGCCGAGACGCCTGCAGGCCGCCTGTTCGACAAGGTCGTGATCGCCGCGATCCTCCTGTCGGTCTGCGTCGTCTTCGCCGATTCGACCCCCCACCTCCACGCCCGCTGGGCGCGCGAGTTCCTCTTCGCCGAATGGGGCTTCACCGCGCTGTTCACCGCCGAGTACGCGCTGCGGATCGTGTGCCTGCGCCAGCCCTGGCGGTACGCAAAGAGCTTCTACGGCATCATCGACCTGCTGGCGGTGGTGCCCACCTATCTCGCGCTGCTGTTCCCCGCGATCCATGTCCTGATCGACGTGCGGGTGCTGCGGCTCCTGCGCGTCTTTCGTATCTTCAAGCTCACCGCCTACATCGCCGAGTACCAGCAACTGGCCGTCGCGCTGGCCGCAAGTCGCCGCAAGATCGCGGTGTTCCTCGCCTCGGTCCTGCTCATCGTCGTGGTGCTGGGCTCGCTGATGTACGTGATCGAGGGGCCCACCCACGGCTTCACCTCGATTCCCGTCTCGATCTACTGGGCGATCACCACGATGACGACGGTGGGCTATGGCGACATCATCCCGCAAACACCCGTGGGACGGTTCGTGACCGCGCTGATGATGCTGCTGGGCTGGGGCACACTGGCGGTGCCGACCGGCATCGTCACCAGCGAGATCGCGCTGCACCGGGGACGTGGGCCGGAATCGCTCGACCGGGCCACGCGCGGAGCCATCGGCCTCTCGCCCGCACCGCCCTGCACCGCCTGCGGCGAAGCCGAGCACCTGCCCCGCGCGCGCCATTGCCACGCCTGCGGCGCACGCCTGCCGCGTCCCGCCGAGGCCGAACCCGAGCCTTCACGCTGA
- the nth gene encoding endonuclease III, giving the protein MKKDDIFEFFRRLAELNPDPVTELEFGNVYQLLVAVTLSAQSTDVGVNKATRRLFQEVKTPAEMVALGEEGLKEHIKTIGLFNSKAKNVIALSQMLVERHGGEVPADRDALVELPGVGRKTANVVLNCAFGAETFAVDTHIFRVANRTGMAKGKTPLAVEKGLEKKVPHPFRVGSHHWMILHGRYICKARTPECWRCPVVDLCDFKAKVLEKGAKPAAAKKPAARKAAVRKPAAKA; this is encoded by the coding sequence GTGAAAAAAGACGATATCTTCGAATTCTTCCGCCGCCTCGCCGAGCTCAATCCCGATCCGGTGACCGAGCTGGAATTCGGCAACGTCTACCAGCTCCTCGTCGCCGTGACGCTTTCCGCGCAGTCGACCGACGTGGGCGTCAACAAGGCGACGCGCCGGCTATTCCAGGAGGTGAAGACCCCGGCCGAGATGGTCGCGCTGGGCGAAGAGGGGCTGAAGGAGCACATCAAGACGATCGGCCTGTTCAATTCCAAGGCGAAGAACGTGATCGCGCTCTCGCAGATGCTGGTCGAGAGGCATGGCGGCGAAGTCCCTGCCGACCGCGATGCCCTTGTCGAACTGCCCGGGGTCGGCCGCAAGACCGCCAATGTCGTTCTCAACTGCGCCTTCGGGGCCGAGACCTTCGCGGTCGACACCCATATCTTCCGCGTCGCCAACCGCACCGGCATGGCCAAGGGCAAGACCCCGCTCGCGGTCGAGAAGGGACTGGAAAAGAAGGTCCCCCACCCCTTCCGGGTCGGTTCGCACCACTGGATGATCCTGCACGGGCGCTACATCTGCAAGGCGCGCACGCCCGAATGCTGGCGTTGCCCGGTCGTGGACCTGTGCGACTTCAAGGCGAAGGTGCTGGAAAAAGGCGCCAAGCCCGCGGCAGCGAAGAAGCCCGCCGCACGCAAGGCGGCCGTGCGCAAGCCTGCCGCCAAGGCCTGA
- a CDS encoding potassium channel family protein, with translation MRRYVHDQLFIHSEAAQLRHGLSWMNRLMVTTILAAILLTVLASEETLFQPHRALFIGAEMVFGVIFGVEYLARVWAVVEDDPATPAWKMRLRFMATPVALLDLIVVISSLLPFFFSDLAVLRLIRLLRLAALIKFSHFSIALRELMHALTDRRYELLVTLALGGGLLLLGATALYWAEREVQPEAFGSIPRALYWAVITLTAVGYGDVSPVTPLGKLLASLVAMSGIGLVAMPTGIMAAAFSDAMQRRRALNDPTLARREDDETDPT, from the coding sequence TTGCGCCGCTACGTCCACGACCAGCTGTTCATCCATTCCGAGGCGGCGCAGCTGCGCCATGGTCTCTCGTGGATGAACCGGCTGATGGTGACGACGATCCTGGCGGCCATCCTGCTTACTGTCCTTGCCAGCGAGGAGACCCTGTTCCAGCCCCACCGCGCGCTCTTCATCGGGGCCGAGATGGTCTTCGGCGTCATTTTCGGCGTCGAGTACCTGGCGCGGGTGTGGGCCGTGGTCGAGGATGATCCGGCTACGCCCGCCTGGAAGATGCGGCTGCGCTTCATGGCAACGCCCGTAGCCCTGCTCGACCTCATCGTGGTGATTTCCTCGCTTCTGCCCTTCTTCTTTTCCGACCTTGCCGTGCTGCGCCTGATCCGCCTGCTCCGGCTTGCTGCGCTCATCAAGTTCAGCCACTTCTCGATCGCGCTGCGCGAATTGATGCACGCGCTCACCGACCGGCGCTACGAACTGCTGGTGACCCTGGCGTTGGGCGGCGGACTGCTTCTCCTGGGTGCCACCGCGCTCTACTGGGCCGAACGCGAGGTCCAGCCCGAAGCCTTCGGCTCGATCCCGCGGGCGCTGTACTGGGCGGTCATCACCCTGACGGCGGTGGGCTACGGCGATGTCTCGCCCGTCACGCCGCTCGGCAAACTTCTCGCCTCGCTCGTGGCGATGAGCGGGATCGGCCTGGTCGCGATGCCGACCGGCATCATGGCGGCAGCCTTCAGCGACGCCATGCAGCGCCGCCGCGCGCTCAACGACCCCACCCTCGCTCGCCGCGAGGATGACGAAACGGACCCGACGTGA
- the dapB gene encoding 4-hydroxy-tetrahydrodipicolinate reductase, which yields MVRIGIIGSNGRMGQAIAQAIADAGLDLAGGVDRDGDVAGLAAKADVLIDFSSPDALEANLDAAVAAKVPMVIGTTGLAERHHWLIDEAAAEIAVLQTGNTSLGVTLLAHLVREAAARLGNDWDIEIVETHHRMKVDAPSGTALLLGEAAAKGRDVTLGDVSDRGRDGITGTREEGHIGFAALRGGTVAGDHTVHFLADNERLALSHMAENRGIFAKGAVKAAQWVREKDAGRYTMPEVLGL from the coding sequence GTGGTACGAATCGGAATTATCGGCAGTAACGGACGCATGGGGCAGGCCATTGCGCAGGCGATCGCGGACGCGGGGCTCGACCTTGCGGGCGGCGTGGACCGCGATGGCGACGTCGCAGGCCTTGCCGCCAAGGCCGACGTGCTGATCGACTTCTCCAGCCCCGATGCGCTGGAAGCCAACCTCGACGCGGCCGTCGCGGCCAAGGTCCCGATGGTGATCGGCACGACGGGCCTTGCCGAGCGCCACCACTGGCTGATCGACGAGGCCGCCGCTGAGATCGCGGTGCTCCAGACCGGCAATACCTCGCTCGGCGTCACGCTCCTTGCCCACCTCGTGCGCGAGGCCGCCGCGCGGCTCGGCAACGACTGGGACATCGAGATCGTCGAAACCCACCATCGGATGAAGGTCGATGCCCCCTCGGGCACCGCGCTCCTTCTGGGTGAGGCCGCCGCCAAGGGCCGCGACGTCACGCTCGGCGACGTGTCCGACCGGGGCCGCGACGGCATCACCGGCACGCGCGAGGAAGGCCACATCGGCTTTGCCGCGCTGCGTGGCGGCACGGTCGCAGGTGATCACACCGTCCACTTCCTCGCCGACAACGAGCGCCTCGCCCTCTCGCACATGGCCGAGAACCGCGGCATCTTTGCCAAGGGCGCGGTCAAGGCCGCGCAGTGGGTCCGCGAGAAGGACGCAGGCCGCTACACCATGCCCGAGGTGCTGGGGCTCTAA
- a CDS encoding NAD-dependent deacylase, translating to MEQVRNIVILTGAGVSAESGIGTFRDAGGLWENHRVEDVATPEAFARDPDLVFRFYDMRREQVLEVEPNAAHHALARLQREWPARSGGAVMLVTQNVDDLHDRALGASDGAEVIHMHGEHLSAWCTACDARTRWTASLIDSPPCPSCGAPALRPDIVWFGEMPYRMDEIFAALEEADLFVSIGTSGAVYPAAGFVRTAADMGAHTLELNLQPSQGTDWFDEARHGPATQTVPAWVEEMLQG from the coding sequence ATGGAACAAGTTCGCAACATCGTCATCCTGACCGGCGCCGGCGTATCCGCCGAATCGGGCATCGGCACCTTCCGCGATGCAGGAGGGCTCTGGGAGAACCACCGCGTCGAGGACGTGGCGACGCCCGAGGCCTTCGCGCGCGACCCGGATCTGGTCTTTCGCTTCTACGACATGCGCCGCGAACAGGTCTTGGAGGTGGAGCCCAACGCGGCGCACCACGCCCTGGCCCGCCTGCAGCGCGAGTGGCCCGCCCGAAGTGGAGGCGCGGTCATGCTGGTCACGCAGAACGTCGATGACCTCCATGACCGGGCATTGGGCGCATCGGACGGGGCCGAGGTGATCCACATGCATGGCGAGCATCTTTCGGCCTGGTGCACGGCCTGCGATGCGCGCACGCGCTGGACGGCAAGCTTGATCGACAGCCCGCCGTGCCCGTCCTGCGGCGCGCCGGCCCTGCGGCCCGATATCGTGTGGTTCGGAGAGATGCCCTACCGCATGGACGAGATCTTCGCGGCGCTGGAAGAGGCGGACCTGTTCGTCTCGATCGGCACCTCGGGCGCGGTCTATCCGGCCGCGGGCTTCGTGCGCACGGCCGCCGACATGGGCGCGCATACGCTGGAGCTGAACCTCCAACCCTCGCAAGGGACCGACTGGTTCGATGAGGCGCGCCATGGTCCGGCCACGCAGACGGTCCCGGCCTGGGTGGAGGAGATGCTTCAGGGGTAG
- a CDS encoding HesA/MoeB/ThiF family protein — protein sequence MSLAPERLARFARHIVLPEIGGAGQAALANSHVVLIGCGGIGSPALQYLAAAGIGRLTLVDDDVVDVSNLQRQTIFTPSDVGTPKAEAAAEWVRRFDLGLEVTAVVERLGGDNADRILPDADLVLDGCDNFATRLAVSDACVARAIPLTSAAIGRFQGQVANFAGHREDQPCYRCFVGDAFDAQDCDTCAADGVLGAMVGMVGTFAAMHAIRVLVDGHAAFGDPKYGSLTLIDGMNPGMRSIRIAKDPACSACGA from the coding sequence ATGAGCCTGGCCCCTGAACGCCTCGCGCGTTTTGCGCGCCATATCGTGCTGCCCGAGATCGGCGGAGCGGGCCAGGCGGCGCTCGCCAATTCGCATGTGGTCCTGATCGGCTGCGGTGGCATTGGCAGTCCAGCCCTGCAGTACCTGGCCGCAGCCGGTATAGGACGCCTCACGCTGGTCGACGATGACGTCGTGGACGTCAGCAACCTCCAGCGTCAGACGATTTTCACGCCGTCGGATGTCGGCACGCCCAAGGCGGAAGCGGCGGCCGAATGGGTGCGGCGGTTTGATCTTGGTCTGGAAGTGACGGCCGTGGTCGAACGGCTGGGGGGAGACAACGCCGACCGGATTCTTCCCGACGCGGATCTGGTATTGGACGGGTGTGACAATTTCGCGACTCGCCTCGCGGTGTCAGATGCCTGTGTTGCGCGTGCCATACCACTGACAAGCGCGGCGATCGGACGCTTCCAGGGGCAGGTCGCAAACTTCGCCGGACACCGCGAAGACCAGCCCTGCTACCGCTGCTTCGTGGGCGATGCCTTCGACGCACAGGACTGCGACACCTGCGCCGCCGACGGCGTGCTGGGCGCCATGGTGGGCATGGTCGGGACCTTCGCGGCGATGCACGCGATCCGCGTTCTGGTGGATGGTCACGCGGCCTTTGGCGATCCGAAATACGGATCGCTGACCCTGATCGACGGGATGAACCCAGGAATGCGCTCGATCCGCATTGCCAAGGACCCCGCCTGCTCAGCCTGCGGGGCGTAA
- a CDS encoding DUF983 domain-containing protein — protein MRAAHEIALPATFPEAALRAGRGRCPRCGEAHLFRKWLKPNESCASCGVDLTHQRADDFPAYIAMIVTGHLMAPIVIALSKDFALEPLAIFLIVIPLALVMMLGMLQPVKGAVIAAQWWFGLHGFVRESPLASEGDAP, from the coding sequence ATGCGCGCCGCTCACGAGATCGCCCTTCCCGCCACCTTCCCCGAGGCCGCCCTGCGCGCCGGGCGCGGGCGATGCCCCCGCTGCGGCGAGGCGCACCTCTTTCGCAAGTGGCTCAAACCCAATGAGAGCTGTGCCTCGTGCGGGGTGGACCTCACCCACCAGCGCGCGGATGACTTCCCCGCCTACATCGCCATGATCGTGACCGGGCACCTGATGGCCCCGATCGTCATTGCGCTGTCCAAGGACTTTGCCCTGGAGCCGCTCGCGATCTTCCTCATCGTCATCCCGCTCGCGCTAGTGATGATGCTGGGCATGCTCCAGCCGGTGAAAGGCGCGGTGATCGCGGCGCAGTGGTGGTTCGGCCTGCACGGGTTCGTGCGCGAGAGCCCCCTTGCCAGCGAGGGCGATGCGCCATGA
- a CDS encoding GGDEF domain-containing protein — protein MRFYNATTFLFRRHYEWRILFICFFAVHVPLLATLAFQAFSGGWSVPTLIVVLGATLAGTIFGVLAIHGLLSPIRKATNLLRAIQAGEHPGAIPTGSDDLVGRLLDGVIVAAHESSTRIARLETLSEHDPLTGLLNRRGFRKAAECALSRPGNAVLALIDLDHFKLVNDRFGHEAGDTLLRKLAQALEADLRRSDVCCRWGGEEFALLFPDTLVDEARLVMERLRASIALDTGLLDEAWPVTLSCGLAPLRSLTELDEASRRADAALYEAKEAGRNRVRIARS, from the coding sequence ATGCGCTTTTACAACGCAACGACTTTCCTGTTTCGCCGTCATTACGAATGGCGCATTCTTTTCATCTGCTTCTTCGCGGTGCACGTACCGCTTCTGGCGACGCTCGCCTTTCAGGCCTTTTCGGGAGGCTGGTCGGTCCCCACGCTCATCGTCGTACTCGGCGCGACGCTGGCCGGGACGATCTTCGGCGTGCTCGCCATCCACGGCCTGCTCTCCCCCATCCGCAAGGCCACCAATCTGCTGCGCGCGATCCAGGCAGGCGAACACCCGGGCGCAATCCCCACCGGCAGCGATGACCTGGTGGGCCGCCTGCTCGACGGGGTCATCGTCGCCGCGCACGAATCCTCCACGCGCATCGCCAGGCTGGAAACGCTGAGCGAGCACGATCCCCTGACCGGACTGCTCAATCGCCGGGGATTCAGGAAGGCGGCCGAATGCGCCCTCTCCCGTCCCGGAAACGCCGTTCTCGCCCTGATCGATCTTGATCATTTCAAGCTGGTCAACGACCGATTCGGCCACGAGGCGGGTGACACACTGCTGCGCAAGCTCGCCCAGGCCCTGGAAGCGGACTTGCGCCGCAGCGATGTGTGCTGCCGTTGGGGCGGGGAGGAATTCGCGCTGCTCTTTCCCGACACGCTGGTCGACGAGGCGCGCCTCGTGATGGAGCGCCTGCGCGCCTCGATTGCGCTCGACACCGGTCTCCTCGACGAGGCCTGGCCGGTCACCCTGTCCTGCGGCCTTGCCCCCTTGCGCTCCCTCACCGAACTGGACGAGGCGAGCCGCCGCGCGGACGCCGCGCTCTACGAGGCCAAGGAAGCCGGGCGCAACCGGGTGCGCATCGCTCGTTCCTGA
- the dnaA gene encoding chromosomal replication initiator protein DnaA, with the protein MTTEEEREAVNLAADWADISQGLRKDLGHQAHSQWIKPIQPGNYCKETGTLDLYLPTEFSANWVNDRFADRLSLAWKIARPDVRHVRILVQPGRRQLPELRLGSSGRPSRAPANDSAHSAGDPLSAALSGEAFTALGQGPAGIDASQTFSSFVTGESNVLACNAAQRMAATETPQFSPLYLKASTGQGKTHLLHAIGHAYLTNHPHARIFYCSAERFMVEFVQALRQNQMIEFKARLRGFDLLLVDDIQFIIGKASAQEELLYTIDALLAEGKRLVFAADRAPQALDGVEPRLLSRLSMGLVADIQPADIELRRAILENRLQRFASIDVPTDVVEFLARTINRNVRELVGGLNKLIAYAQLTGQQVSLQLAEEQLTDILSANRRRITIDEIQRTVCQFYRIDRTEMSSKRRARAVVRPRQVAMYLAKVLTPRSYPEIGRKFGGRDHSTVIHAVRLIEELRTRDADMDGDVRSLLRQLES; encoded by the coding sequence GTGACGACGGAAGAGGAGCGTGAAGCGGTGAACCTCGCAGCAGACTGGGCTGACATCAGCCAGGGCCTGCGCAAGGACCTTGGCCATCAGGCGCACAGCCAGTGGATCAAGCCGATTCAGCCGGGCAACTACTGCAAGGAAACCGGCACGCTCGATCTCTATCTCCCCACCGAATTTTCGGCCAACTGGGTGAACGATCGCTTTGCCGACCGTCTCTCGCTGGCCTGGAAGATCGCGCGCCCCGACGTGCGCCACGTGCGCATCCTGGTTCAGCCCGGCCGTCGCCAGCTCCCCGAGCTGCGTCTTGGCAGCAGCGGCCGCCCCAGCCGCGCGCCCGCGAACGATTCGGCCCATAGCGCAGGCGATCCCCTTTCCGCCGCGCTCTCGGGCGAAGCCTTCACCGCGCTGGGCCAGGGCCCGGCCGGCATCGACGCCTCGCAGACCTTCTCCTCGTTCGTGACCGGCGAGAGCAACGTCCTTGCCTGCAACGCCGCGCAGCGCATGGCCGCAACCGAAACGCCGCAGTTCTCCCCGCTCTACCTCAAGGCCTCGACGGGCCAGGGCAAGACGCACCTGCTGCACGCGATCGGCCACGCCTACCTCACGAATCACCCGCACGCCCGGATCTTCTACTGCTCGGCCGAACGCTTCATGGTCGAGTTCGTCCAGGCGCTGCGCCAGAACCAGATGATCGAGTTCAAGGCGCGCCTGCGCGGCTTCGACCTCCTTCTGGTCGACGACATCCAGTTCATCATCGGCAAGGCCTCGGCCCAGGAAGAGCTGCTCTACACGATCGATGCGCTCCTCGCCGAGGGCAAGCGACTGGTCTTCGCCGCCGACCGTGCGCCCCAGGCGCTCGACGGGGTCGAGCCGCGCCTTCTCTCGCGCCTCTCGATGGGCCTCGTCGCGGACATCCAGCCCGCCGACATCGAACTGCGCCGCGCGATCCTGGAGAACCGCCTGCAGCGCTTCGCCTCGATCGACGTGCCCACCGACGTCGTCGAATTCCTGGCGCGCACGATCAACCGGAACGTGCGTGAACTGGTCGGCGGCCTCAACAAGCTGATCGCCTACGCCCAGCTCACCGGCCAGCAGGTGTCGCTGCAGCTGGCCGAGGAACAGCTCACCGACATTCTTTCGGCCAACCGCCGCCGCATCACGATCGACGAGATCCAGCGCACGGTCTGCCAGTTCTACCGCATCGACCGCACCGAGATGAGCTCGAAGCGCCGCGCCCGCGCCGTGGTGCGCCCACGCCAGGTCGCGATGTACCTCGCCAAGGTGCTCACCCCGCGCTCGTACCCCGAGATCGGCCGCAAGTTCGGTGGCCGCGACCACTCGACGGTGATCCACGCGGTGCGCCTCATCGAGGAACTGCGCACCCGCGATGCCGACATGGATGGCGACGTGCGCAGCCTGCTGCGCCAGCTCGAAAGCTGA
- the rpsT gene encoding 30S ribosomal protein S20, with amino-acid sequence MANTPQARKRIRRNERRALINTNRMSRIRTFVKKVESAIAGGDKTAASAALKEAQPELARGVARGVLHKNTAARKMSRLTKRVSAL; translated from the coding sequence ATGGCCAATACGCCGCAAGCCCGTAAGCGCATCCGTCGCAATGAGCGTCGTGCACTGATCAACACCAACCGCATGAGCCGCATCCGCACCTTCGTGAAGAAGGTCGAGAGCGCCATCGCCGGTGGTGACAAGACCGCAGCTTCGGCCGCGCTCAAGGAAGCCCAGCCCGAGCTCGCCCGTGGCGTTGCCCGTGGCGTGCTCCACAAGAACACCGCAGCGCGCAAGATGTCGCGTCTGACGAAGCGCGTTTCGGCGCTCTGA
- the mutM gene encoding bifunctional DNA-formamidopyrimidine glycosylase/DNA-(apurinic or apyrimidinic site) lyase, with product MPELPEVETTVRGLARFLDGERIARVAVNRPDLRRPFPPDLVQTLTGARVTGMGRRAKYGLVHTDREVTMVFHLGMSGRWRIEPERPEKHDHLVLTTGAGHTLALNDARRFGSVDLVPSASLESWGPFAKMGPEPLGPDLTPAHLKTAFKERIAPVKLLLLDQGIVAGLGNIYVCEALFRSGIRPDKAAGKVTLPALKRLVPAIRDVLTESIAAGGSTIRDYAQPTGELGYFATSWQVYGREGEACLCGAPVLRFVQGGRSTFWCRKCQK from the coding sequence ATGCCCGAACTTCCCGAAGTCGAAACGACTGTGCGCGGCCTTGCCCGCTTTCTAGATGGCGAGCGGATTGCCCGCGTTGCCGTGAACCGCCCCGACCTGCGCCGCCCCTTCCCGCCCGATCTCGTCCAGACGCTGACGGGCGCGCGCGTGACCGGCATGGGACGGCGCGCCAAATACGGCCTTGTCCATACCGACCGCGAGGTCACCATGGTCTTTCACCTGGGCATGTCGGGCCGCTGGCGGATCGAGCCCGAACGCCCCGAGAAGCACGACCATCTCGTCCTCACCACAGGTGCCGGCCATACGCTCGCCCTCAATGACGCGCGCCGCTTCGGTTCGGTCGATCTCGTTCCCAGCGCGAGCCTTGAAAGTTGGGGGCCGTTTGCGAAGATGGGCCCCGAGCCGCTTGGCCCGGACCTCACGCCCGCCCACCTCAAGACCGCCTTCAAGGAGCGAATCGCTCCTGTGAAGCTGCTCCTCCTCGACCAGGGAATCGTCGCGGGGCTGGGCAACATCTACGTGTGCGAAGCGCTCTTCCGTTCGGGCATCCGACCCGACAAGGCGGCGGGCAAAGTCACCCTCCCCGCGCTCAAACGACTCGTCCCCGCGATTCGCGACGTACTCACCGAATCGATCGCGGCGGGCGGCTCGACCATCCGCGACTACGCCCAGCCCACCGGAGAACTGGGCTATTTCGCGACTTCCTGGCAGGTCTATGGACGCGAGGGCGAAGCTTGCCTATGTGGCGCGCCGGTCCTGCGCTTCGTGCAGGGCGGGCGCAGCACCTTCTGGTGCCGGAAATGCCAGAAATGA
- a CDS encoding excalibur calcium-binding domain-containing protein, which yields MLFVTFPRRAFLALACLAGGFVCGPALAHPGGLDRSGCHHNRRTGDYHCHRPSARQRPTAPSAPSVQSGAVDGAGTYYPNCAAVRAAGRAPLRRGEAGYRHGLDRDGDGVACE from the coding sequence ATGCTTTTCGTTACCTTTCCGAGGCGCGCCTTTCTCGCGCTGGCCTGTCTTGCGGGCGGTTTCGTCTGTGGGCCAGCCCTGGCGCATCCAGGCGGCCTCGATCGCAGTGGCTGTCACCACAATCGCCGCACGGGCGACTACCATTGCCATCGGCCGTCCGCGCGGCAGCGGCCGACCGCACCGTCTGCTCCCTCCGTCCAGTCTGGGGCTGTGGATGGGGCAGGGACCTACTATCCCAACTGCGCGGCGGTGCGCGCCGCGGGACGGGCCCCCTTGCGGCGGGGCGAGGCGGGCTATCGGCACGGGCTCGACCGGGACGGTGACGGCGTTGCTTGCGAATAA